In the genome of Gemmatimonadaceae bacterium, one region contains:
- a CDS encoding Glu/Leu/Phe/Val dehydrogenase — protein sequence MMSRFDRAADLLDLEPGLYKVLRHPEKQITISVPVMMDNGEVEVFIGHRVLYNTSRGPAKGGIRFDLNVTIEEVKALAAWMTWKCAVVNLPFGGSKGGVVCDPLKMSAGELERLTRRYTAGIINTLGPDSDVPAPDVNTNERVMAWVMDTYSMHMRHTVTAVVTGKPIEMGGSLGRREATGRGCMIVTREALKHLGMPIQGTTVAVQGFGNVGSVAAELLSREGCKIVAISDRTGGYFNQNGLDIEAAIKHVKRVRSLDGFDGGDQISNDDLLVSDVDVLLPAALENVITSKNAAKIRAKIICEGANGPTTASADSILDEKGIFVIPDILANAGGVTVSYFEWVQDRGGYFWTEDTVNERLHDIMCRSFADVLHLSKQHKVNMRTAAYMLSISRVATVHRLRGIYA from the coding sequence ATGATGTCGCGGTTCGACCGCGCCGCCGACCTGCTCGATCTCGAGCCGGGCCTCTACAAAGTCCTCCGACACCCCGAAAAGCAGATCACCATCTCCGTCCCCGTGATGATGGACAACGGGGAGGTCGAAGTGTTCATCGGCCACCGCGTGTTGTACAACACCTCTCGCGGTCCGGCCAAGGGCGGCATCCGGTTCGACCTGAACGTCACGATCGAGGAAGTGAAGGCGCTGGCGGCGTGGATGACTTGGAAATGCGCCGTGGTGAACCTTCCGTTCGGCGGCTCGAAGGGGGGCGTGGTGTGCGACCCGCTGAAGATGAGCGCCGGCGAGCTCGAGCGTCTCACGCGCCGCTATACCGCGGGAATCATCAACACGCTCGGCCCCGATTCCGACGTGCCCGCGCCCGACGTCAACACGAACGAACGCGTCATGGCGTGGGTGATGGACACCTACTCCATGCACATGCGTCACACGGTGACCGCCGTCGTCACGGGCAAGCCGATCGAGATGGGCGGATCGCTTGGCCGTCGCGAAGCGACGGGCCGCGGCTGCATGATCGTCACGCGCGAGGCGCTCAAGCACCTCGGCATGCCGATCCAGGGAACGACGGTCGCGGTGCAGGGATTCGGCAACGTGGGCTCGGTCGCGGCCGAGTTGTTGTCGCGCGAGGGGTGCAAGATCGTCGCGATCAGCGACCGCACCGGCGGCTACTTCAACCAGAACGGCCTCGACATCGAGGCGGCGATCAAGCACGTGAAGCGCGTGCGTTCGCTCGACGGCTTCGACGGCGGGGACCAAATCTCGAATGATGATTTGCTCGTATCCGACGTCGACGTGCTGCTCCCCGCGGCGCTCGAGAACGTAATCACCAGCAAGAATGCCGCGAAGATCCGCGCCAAGATCATCTGTGAGGGCGCGAACGGCCCGACGACGGCGAGTGCCGACTCGATCCTCGACGAGAAGGGAATCTTCGTGATCCCCGACATTCTTGCCAACGCCGGCGGCGTCACGGTCTCGTACTTCGAGTGGGTGCAGGATCGCGGCGGCTACTTCTGGACCGAGGACACCGTCAACGAGCGCCTGCACGACATCATGTGTCGAAGCTTCGCCGACGTGCTGCACCTGTCGAAGCAGCACAAGGTCAACATGCGCACGGCGGCGTACATGCTTTCCATCAGCCGCGTGGCCACGGTGCACCGGCTGCGCGGCATTTATGCGTAA
- a CDS encoding 23S rRNA (pseudouridine(1915)-N(3))-methyltransferase RlmH, translating into MRIVVAVVGKPRDANLAGAIRDYETRAARYWPLDVREVRQESAADLSASRARDAEAKRLLVAIPPAAQVVACDVTGRSFTSERFAEWLQDLRERAGDVAFVIGGAFGIGESLRSRASSSLSLAPWTLPHELARLVLAEQLYRAGTIVRREPYHK; encoded by the coding sequence ATGCGTATCGTCGTGGCCGTGGTCGGCAAACCGCGCGACGCCAACCTCGCCGGAGCGATTCGGGACTATGAAACCCGCGCCGCGCGATACTGGCCGCTCGACGTACGCGAAGTGCGCCAGGAGTCGGCCGCCGATCTCTCGGCGAGCCGCGCGCGGGACGCTGAAGCCAAGCGCCTGCTCGTCGCGATTCCGCCAGCCGCGCAGGTGGTCGCATGCGACGTGACCGGCCGATCGTTCACCTCGGAGCGCTTCGCCGAGTGGCTGCAGGATTTGCGCGAGCGGGCGGGGGACGTCGCGTTCGTGATCGGCGGCGCGTTCGGGATCGGCGAGTCGCTCAGAAGCCGAGCGTCGTCGTCGTTGTCGCTCGCGCCGTGGACACTGCCGCACGAACTGGCTCGTCTCGTTCTCGCGGAGCAGCTGTACCGCGCGGGCACGATCGTGCGACGCGAGCCCTACCACAAATGA